In a genomic window of Streptomyces roseoviridis:
- a CDS encoding ankyrin repeat domain-containing protein → MLISALRAGDTDAVEHLLLAGADPDVRDASGSPALCVAIECRAAPAARLLVEHGADRRRHGPDGARPLHKAVDSGSPALVEAVLSGRRGQPTGEAELREARDLARHWYETGTEAELRRRTGAPGPAARTRVRDGEFHLVDELALGGATVRDGHPAVLTDLEARLGTVLPFDELRERALSRPRQEHPAWSSSVTLLAQRRDEDTWRAARALRTHPDPVHRLFGAEVLRLIHLFDERDEDPFAAPALGLFTDWAAAEEDPAVLAELLVGLSEQPSPHVDAALLPHAEHRDARVRHAVAAGFDTGAPAFAPAVRDTLLALLTDPDADVRQRACSTLASGKDRTPALADAMARLLDDPVRRVRVAAVHGLARHDDERCVEGDRRLPPAPPGTPHEYELDEVWRYEMRRDGPGRQG, encoded by the coding sequence ATGCTCATATCGGCCCTACGGGCGGGGGACACCGACGCCGTGGAACACCTGCTCCTGGCGGGCGCCGACCCCGACGTACGCGACGCCTCCGGATCCCCGGCCCTCTGCGTGGCGATCGAGTGCCGTGCCGCACCCGCCGCCCGACTCCTCGTCGAACACGGCGCCGACCGCCGGCGCCACGGACCGGACGGCGCACGGCCCTTGCACAAGGCGGTCGACTCCGGCTCCCCGGCGCTGGTCGAGGCCGTGCTCAGCGGCCGGCGGGGGCAACCCACCGGCGAGGCCGAGCTGCGGGAGGCGCGCGACCTCGCGCGGCACTGGTACGAGACCGGCACCGAAGCCGAACTGCGGCGCCGCACGGGCGCGCCCGGCCCGGCGGCCCGCACCCGCGTCCGGGACGGCGAGTTCCACCTCGTCGACGAGCTCGCGCTCGGCGGGGCGACCGTACGCGACGGGCACCCCGCCGTCCTCACGGACCTGGAGGCCCGGCTCGGCACCGTCCTCCCCTTCGACGAGCTGAGGGAACGCGCGCTCAGCCGCCCCCGCCAGGAGCACCCCGCCTGGTCGTCGTCCGTGACGCTCCTCGCCCAGCGCCGCGACGAGGACACCTGGCGGGCGGCGCGGGCCCTGCGCACCCACCCCGACCCCGTACACCGGCTCTTCGGCGCCGAGGTGCTGCGTCTGATCCACCTCTTCGACGAACGGGACGAGGACCCCTTCGCGGCCCCCGCCCTCGGGCTGTTCACGGACTGGGCGGCCGCCGAGGAGGACCCCGCCGTGCTCGCCGAGCTGCTCGTCGGCCTGTCCGAGCAACCGTCCCCGCACGTCGACGCGGCCCTCCTGCCGCACGCGGAGCACCGGGACGCCCGCGTGCGGCACGCCGTCGCCGCGGGCTTCGACACCGGCGCCCCGGCCTTCGCCCCAGCGGTCCGCGACACGCTGCTCGCCCTGCTGACCGACCCCGACGCCGACGTCCGGCAGCGCGCCTGCTCCACCCTCGCCTCCGGCAAGGACCGGACCCCCGCCCTCGCCGACGCCATGGCCCGGCTCCTGGACGACCCGGTCCGCCGGGTCCGCGTCGCCGCCGTCCACGGCCTCGCCCGCCACGACGACGAACGCTGCGTCGAGGGCGACCGACGCCTCCCGCCGGCCCCGCCCGGCACGCCGCACGAGTACGAACTCGACGAGGTCTGGCGCTACGAGATGCGCCGCGACGGCCCCGGCCGGCAAGGCTGA
- a CDS encoding ABC transporter ATP-binding protein: MGTPESQGSPPGQGPVLLALRYYGRELARLRWLTAPAMLLPALGNIGIAYIAPLLVAKLVGHIAGSGDGGQATGLGAMLPYVLAFAGVLLLSEALWRVGLHCLNRLDARGIEHLYIIGMDELFAKDAAFFHDNFAGSLTKRVLSFASRFEEFVDTLTFNVMGSFVPLAFASVVLWTYEPLLVVGLLVMIALTAVCVTPLIRRRQALVGEREEAIARVSGHVADSLMNMDTVRAFAAEEREAAEHRSRVAESRRLTLRSWDYGNLRIDTLVAPLSVLTNVLGLVVALSLGAGQHGVEAVIVAFTYYSNATRIMFEFNQIYRRLESSMTEAAQFTELLRTPPTVTDPESPEPLRSPRAADVRFERVTFTHGGGKPLFEDLDLDVPSGTRLGLVGRSGGGKTTLTRLLLRMTDVDAGRILIGGQDISRMAQADLRSLIAYVPQEPAMFHRTLRENIAFARPGATDAEIRRAAEAAHVTEFADALPDGFDTMVGERGVKLSGGQRQRVALARAILRDAPILLLDEATSALDSESEILVQDALWRLMEGRTALVVAHRLSTVAGMDRLVVLDRGHVVEQGTHQELLLADGPYAKLWQHQSGGFLDDAPAAPAAAH; the protein is encoded by the coding sequence ATGGGAACGCCCGAATCACAAGGAAGTCCACCGGGCCAAGGCCCGGTCCTCCTCGCACTGCGCTACTACGGCCGGGAGTTGGCCCGCCTGCGGTGGCTGACCGCACCCGCGATGCTGCTCCCGGCCCTCGGCAACATCGGCATCGCCTACATCGCGCCGCTGCTCGTCGCGAAACTCGTCGGACACATCGCCGGGAGCGGCGACGGCGGCCAGGCCACCGGACTCGGCGCGATGCTGCCGTACGTCCTCGCCTTCGCCGGGGTCCTGCTGCTCTCCGAAGCGCTGTGGCGCGTCGGACTGCACTGCCTCAACCGCCTCGACGCCCGTGGCATCGAGCACCTCTACATCATCGGCATGGACGAACTCTTCGCCAAGGACGCGGCGTTCTTCCACGACAACTTCGCCGGGTCGCTCACCAAACGCGTCCTCAGCTTCGCCTCGCGCTTCGAGGAGTTCGTCGACACCCTCACCTTCAACGTCATGGGCAGCTTCGTGCCGCTCGCCTTCGCGTCCGTGGTCCTGTGGACGTACGAGCCGCTGCTCGTCGTCGGCCTCCTGGTGATGATCGCCCTCACGGCCGTGTGCGTGACACCGCTGATCCGCCGCCGCCAAGCGCTCGTCGGCGAACGGGAGGAGGCCATCGCCCGGGTGTCGGGACACGTCGCCGACAGCCTGATGAACATGGACACGGTCCGCGCCTTCGCCGCCGAGGAGCGCGAGGCGGCCGAGCACCGCTCCCGCGTCGCCGAGTCCCGACGGCTCACCCTGCGCTCGTGGGACTACGGAAACCTCCGCATCGACACGCTGGTCGCGCCCCTGTCCGTACTGACCAACGTCCTCGGCCTCGTCGTCGCCCTGTCCCTCGGCGCCGGACAGCACGGCGTGGAGGCGGTCATCGTCGCCTTCACCTACTACTCCAACGCGACCCGGATCATGTTCGAGTTCAACCAGATCTACCGCCGACTGGAGAGCTCGATGACGGAGGCCGCCCAGTTCACCGAACTCCTGCGCACCCCGCCGACCGTGACCGACCCCGAGTCGCCCGAGCCCCTGCGCTCGCCCCGCGCCGCCGACGTCCGGTTCGAGCGCGTGACCTTCACCCACGGGGGCGGCAAGCCGCTCTTCGAGGACCTCGACCTCGACGTGCCCAGCGGCACCCGGCTCGGCCTCGTCGGCCGCTCCGGCGGCGGCAAGACCACCCTCACCCGGCTGCTCCTGCGCATGACCGACGTCGACGCCGGCCGCATCCTGATCGGCGGCCAGGACATCAGCCGGATGGCCCAGGCCGACCTGCGCAGCCTGATCGCGTACGTACCCCAGGAACCGGCGATGTTCCACCGCACCCTGCGGGAGAACATCGCCTTCGCCCGCCCCGGCGCCACCGACGCCGAGATCCGGCGCGCCGCCGAGGCCGCCCACGTCACCGAGTTCGCCGACGCGCTGCCGGACGGCTTCGACACGATGGTCGGCGAGCGCGGGGTGAAACTCTCCGGCGGCCAGCGCCAGCGCGTCGCCCTCGCCCGCGCGATCCTCCGCGACGCCCCGATCCTGCTGCTCGACGAGGCCACCAGCGCCCTCGACTCCGAAAGTGAGATCCTCGTGCAGGACGCCCTGTGGCGGCTCATGGAGGGACGCACCGCGCTCGTCGTCGCACACCGCCTCAGCACCGTCGCCGGCATGGACCGGCTGGTCGTCCTCGACCGGGGACACGTCGTCGAACAGGGCACCCACCAGGAACTGCTCCTCGCCGACGGACCGTACGCGAAGCTGTGGCAGCACCAGTCGGGCGGCTTCCTCGACGACGCCCCGGCCGCCCCGGCCGCGGCGCACTGA
- a CDS encoding TerC family protein: MNDLSFTVPLWVWAAVTAGICVMLAVDLIAHRDNHVIGFKEAAVWSGVWIAIGLGFGLILLAWQGGEVSSTYYAGYLIEKALSIDNVFVFALVFSFFAVPDAYQHKVLFWGVLGALAARLVFIFVGAELLQVFFWTAYLFGAFLIWTGWKMAVSKDEEVHPDRNPVVRLVRKLVPTDARFHGDKFFVRISGKRIATLLFVVLVAVEATDLIFAVDSVAAVLAITTDTFLVWTANAFAVLGLRSLYFCLAGLLRRFAYLHYGLAVLLVFAGVKLILSETPVGKLPIPVTLGVIALTITVSIAWSLIATRGQTTHTDDQAADTEGGETGETGRPTAAPAPQRPAATRSPHTTDPS; the protein is encoded by the coding sequence ATGAATGACCTGTCGTTCACGGTCCCGTTGTGGGTGTGGGCCGCCGTCACGGCCGGCATCTGTGTGATGCTCGCCGTCGACCTGATCGCCCACCGCGACAACCACGTCATCGGCTTCAAGGAAGCCGCGGTCTGGAGTGGTGTCTGGATCGCCATCGGCCTGGGCTTCGGCCTGATCCTGCTGGCGTGGCAGGGCGGTGAGGTGTCCTCCACCTACTACGCCGGCTACCTGATCGAGAAGGCCCTGTCGATCGACAACGTCTTCGTCTTCGCGCTGGTCTTCTCCTTCTTCGCCGTTCCCGACGCCTACCAGCACAAGGTCCTCTTCTGGGGCGTCCTCGGGGCGTTGGCGGCCCGGCTGGTGTTCATCTTCGTCGGCGCCGAACTGCTTCAGGTGTTCTTCTGGACCGCGTACCTCTTCGGTGCGTTCCTGATCTGGACCGGTTGGAAGATGGCCGTCTCCAAGGACGAAGAGGTCCACCCCGACCGCAACCCCGTCGTCCGCCTGGTCAGGAAACTCGTCCCCACCGACGCGAGGTTCCACGGCGACAAGTTCTTCGTCCGCATCAGCGGCAAGCGCATCGCGACGCTGCTGTTCGTGGTCCTGGTCGCGGTCGAGGCCACCGACCTGATCTTCGCCGTCGACTCCGTCGCCGCCGTCCTGGCGATCACCACCGACACCTTCCTGGTGTGGACCGCCAACGCCTTCGCCGTCCTGGGCCTGCGGAGCCTGTACTTCTGCCTCGCCGGACTGCTGCGCCGCTTCGCCTACCTCCACTACGGACTGGCGGTCCTCCTCGTCTTCGCCGGCGTCAAGCTCATCCTGTCCGAGACTCCCGTCGGCAAGCTCCCCATCCCCGTCACTCTCGGCGTCATCGCCCTCACCATCACCGTCTCCATCGCCTGGTCCCTGATCGCCACGCGAGGCCAGACCACCCACACCGACGACCAGGCCGCCGACACCGAGGGAGGCGAAACCGGTGAAACGGGTCGGCCGACCGCCGCTCCCGCACCCCAGCGGCCCGCTGCCACCCGCAGCCCGCACACCACGGACCCGTCATGA
- a CDS encoding universal stress protein: protein MTRPISHPARDSVHRPPGAGLVQPVAAVLTDRLDDVAVAEAAARMALARRVPLLLIAVMPPHVRRSAGPASAPVRAVLARVMPKVGPHPTGRIPEVFHLPVGRGSRLAAAKELLALAGRHRAPDVLASRHGPHGIDAHTLIEAAALRGGPFVHAVAPASWVPLQPSAPPAADRPSGSWRGNVSR from the coding sequence ATGACCCGACCGATCTCCCACCCCGCACGCGACAGCGTCCACCGCCCCCCAGGTGCGGGTCTGGTCCAGCCGGTGGCGGCGGTGCTCACCGACCGCCTCGACGATGTCGCCGTGGCCGAGGCCGCCGCCCGCATGGCGCTCGCCCGCCGCGTCCCGCTGCTGCTGATCGCCGTGATGCCCCCGCACGTGCGCCGCTCCGCCGGCCCGGCCTCCGCGCCGGTGCGGGCGGTCCTGGCCCGGGTCATGCCCAAGGTCGGCCCGCACCCCACCGGCCGCATCCCCGAGGTCTTCCACCTCCCGGTGGGCCGGGGTTCGCGGCTGGCGGCGGCCAAGGAGCTGTTGGCGCTGGCCGGCCGTCACCGGGCCCCCGACGTGCTGGCCTCGCGCCACGGCCCGCACGGGATCGACGCCCACACCCTGATCGAGGCCGCGGCCCTGCGCGGCGGCCCGTTCGTCCACGCCGTCGCGCCCGCCTCGTGGGTGCCCCTGCAACCGTCCGCGCCGCCCGCGGCCGACCGGCCGTCCGGCTCCTGGAGAGGAAACGTTTCGCGATGA
- a CDS encoding helix-turn-helix domain-containing protein yields the protein MSSSSARGDQWTFLTNHARVLLWLARDPEVRLRDVAAGIGITERAVQIIVADLEAAGYLTRTRVGRRNRYTIDSSVALRHPLEADHPVGDLLGAFLHREDAPDAPDTEQAEAEAALRP from the coding sequence ATGAGCAGCTCATCGGCACGCGGCGACCAATGGACGTTCCTGACCAATCACGCGCGGGTGCTGCTGTGGCTCGCCCGCGACCCGGAAGTGCGGCTGCGGGACGTGGCAGCCGGCATCGGCATCACCGAGCGGGCGGTGCAGATCATCGTCGCCGACCTGGAGGCGGCCGGGTACCTCACCCGGACCCGGGTGGGCCGCCGCAACCGCTACACCATCGACTCCAGCGTCGCCCTGCGCCACCCGCTGGAGGCCGACCACCCCGTCGGCGACCTCCTGGGCGCCTTCCTCCACCGCGAGGACGCCCCGGACGCCCCGGACACCGAGCAAGCCGAGGCGGAGGCGGCCCTACGGCCGTGA
- a CDS encoding universal stress protein, translated as MDTSEGAPRVVVGVDGSPESYGALRWAVRHARLIGATVDAVAAYDVPGAIGWSASTVDAELDGRQARQDMAEELGSVLGEGDDVPVTEHVVRGHPAQVLIEASRGAELLVVGSRGRGGFTRLLLGSVSGQCAAHAPCPVVIVRPEALPEPLPEEPSDPGDHRNPGRR; from the coding sequence ATGGACACGAGCGAGGGCGCTCCGCGCGTGGTCGTGGGCGTCGACGGCTCACCCGAGTCGTACGGGGCGCTGCGGTGGGCCGTGCGGCACGCCCGGCTCATCGGGGCGACCGTGGACGCGGTGGCGGCCTACGACGTCCCGGGGGCGATCGGCTGGTCCGCGTCGACCGTGGACGCCGAGCTCGACGGGAGACAGGCCCGCCAGGACATGGCCGAGGAGCTCGGGTCCGTGCTCGGCGAGGGGGACGACGTGCCGGTGACGGAACACGTGGTGCGGGGCCACCCGGCCCAGGTGCTGATCGAGGCGTCCAGGGGAGCCGAGCTGCTGGTCGTGGGCAGCCGCGGGCGCGGCGGCTTCACCCGCCTGCTCCTCGGCTCCGTCAGCGGGCAGTGCGCCGCGCACGCCCCCTGCCCGGTCGTCATCGTCCGCCCGGAGGCGCTGCCGGAGCCCCTGCCTGAGGAGCCGTCCGACCCTGGGGATCACCGGAACCCTGGTCGGCGCTGA
- the corA gene encoding magnesium/cobalt transporter CorA, giving the protein MIHRLRSAVRRTYRRAVDLSHPARSPLGSAVVNCVVYADGVRQEDCRSAEEALRRVRRGHGGDGFVWIGLHEPDEKEFAGLAELFELHPLAVEDAVHAHQRPKMEQYDDVLFSVFKTVRYVEHEELTATSEVVDTGELMAFTGPDFVITVRHGGHGSLGPLREALETAPEQLAKGPSAVLHAIADHVVDDYLAVADAVQDDIEAIETAVFSEQTDRGDAGRIYQLKRELLELKRAVTPLGRPLQRLAAEPLPIVAPEIRAYFRDVVDHLARVSEQVASFDALLDSILQAHLAQVTVAQNEDMRKITAWAAIVAVPTMVCGVYGMNFEHMPELRWTYGYPVVMGVMALACFVIHRGFRRNGWL; this is encoded by the coding sequence ATGATCCACCGCCTGCGCAGCGCCGTCCGCCGGACGTACCGGCGTGCCGTGGACCTCAGCCACCCGGCGCGCTCGCCGCTGGGCAGTGCCGTCGTCAACTGCGTGGTGTACGCGGACGGGGTGCGGCAGGAGGACTGCCGGTCGGCCGAGGAGGCGCTGCGGCGGGTACGGCGCGGGCACGGCGGCGACGGTTTCGTGTGGATCGGGCTGCACGAGCCGGACGAGAAGGAGTTCGCCGGCCTCGCCGAACTGTTCGAGCTGCACCCGCTCGCGGTGGAGGACGCCGTCCACGCCCACCAGCGGCCGAAGATGGAGCAGTACGACGACGTGCTGTTCTCCGTCTTCAAGACGGTCCGGTACGTGGAGCACGAGGAACTCACCGCCACCAGCGAGGTGGTGGACACCGGTGAGCTGATGGCCTTCACCGGACCCGACTTCGTCATCACCGTCCGGCACGGCGGACACGGCTCGCTCGGCCCGCTCCGCGAGGCCCTGGAGACGGCTCCCGAGCAGCTCGCCAAGGGGCCCTCCGCCGTCCTGCACGCCATAGCCGACCACGTCGTGGACGACTACCTGGCGGTCGCCGACGCCGTGCAGGACGACATCGAGGCCATCGAGACCGCCGTCTTCTCCGAGCAGACGGACCGCGGCGACGCCGGCCGCATCTACCAGCTCAAGCGCGAACTCCTCGAACTCAAGCGGGCCGTGACCCCGCTGGGCCGGCCGCTGCAGCGGCTCGCCGCCGAGCCGTTGCCGATCGTCGCGCCCGAGATCCGCGCGTACTTCCGGGACGTGGTCGACCATCTGGCCCGGGTCAGCGAGCAGGTCGCGTCCTTCGACGCCCTGCTCGACTCGATCCTCCAGGCCCATCTCGCCCAGGTGACCGTGGCGCAGAACGAGGACATGCGCAAGATCACGGCCTGGGCCGCGATCGTCGCCGTCCCGACGATGGTGTGCGGCGTCTACGGCATGAACTTCGAGCACATGCCCGAACTGCGCTGGACCTACGGCTACCCGGTGGTGATGGGCGTCATGGCCCTGGCCTGCTTCGTCATCCACCGCGGCTTCCGCCGCAACGGCTGGCTCTGA
- a CDS encoding DUF5670 family protein, protein MVPLILVLLLALILFGAGFALKALWWIAAIVLVLWLVGFVARPRGGSARWYRW, encoded by the coding sequence ATGGTTCCCCTGATTCTGGTTCTTCTGCTCGCGCTCATCCTGTTCGGAGCGGGTTTCGCACTGAAGGCACTGTGGTGGATAGCCGCCATCGTGCTGGTGCTGTGGCTCGTCGGGTTCGTGGCCCGGCCACGCGGTGGCAGCGCGCGCTGGTACCGCTGGTGA
- a CDS encoding lactonase family protein, protein MNGAERTERTERTERAGRAERTARAEPGAPGGDRWAYIGSFTSGGGHGITVASVDPADGALTPVTTVNSLVNPSCLALVRDTGVLYAVSDADQGRAAAFRTGDGRLAPLGEPVDVGGAGPAYLSVAAGRLLTANYGTGSVSSLALRPDGSPAGPPAVLAHRGAGPDPERQTGPHAHQVLPDPSGRWLLSVDLGTDSVRVCALDPDSGAPRPHAETALRAGSGPRHLAFHPYEDVVYVLHELMPRLTVCHWDPGAGRLEPVTELKVGGEDVPAGVRAYPSVVLFAPDGRFAWAAVRGTNRIHTLSLADGADRPRVTGVVSCGGDWPRDLVTDASGRLLYVVNEWSGDVTWFAVDPADGGLSPAGAVRVPAAACLVFS, encoded by the coding sequence ATGAACGGAGCTGAGCGAACAGAGCGAACAGAGCGAACAGAGAGGGCAGGGCGGGCGGAGCGGACGGCGCGGGCGGAGCCCGGGGCGCCGGGGGGCGATCGGTGGGCGTACATCGGTTCGTTCACGTCGGGCGGCGGCCACGGCATCACGGTCGCCTCGGTCGACCCGGCCGACGGGGCACTCACCCCCGTCACGACGGTGAACTCCCTCGTCAATCCGTCGTGCCTGGCCCTCGTGCGGGACACCGGGGTGCTGTACGCCGTGAGCGACGCCGACCAGGGGCGGGCGGCGGCCTTCCGCACCGGTGACGGGCGGCTCGCGCCGCTCGGGGAGCCCGTGGACGTGGGCGGCGCGGGACCCGCGTACCTCAGCGTGGCCGCGGGCCGCCTGCTGACCGCCAACTACGGGACGGGCAGCGTCAGCAGCCTGGCCCTGCGCCCCGACGGCTCGCCCGCGGGGCCGCCGGCCGTGCTGGCGCACCGGGGCGCGGGCCCCGACCCCGAGCGGCAGACCGGCCCGCACGCCCATCAGGTGCTGCCCGATCCCAGCGGCCGCTGGCTGCTCAGCGTGGACCTCGGCACCGACTCGGTGAGGGTGTGCGCGCTCGACCCGGACTCCGGCGCGCCGCGCCCGCACGCCGAGACGGCGCTGCGGGCCGGGTCCGGGCCGCGGCACCTGGCCTTCCACCCGTACGAGGACGTCGTGTACGTCCTGCACGAGCTGATGCCCCGGCTGACGGTGTGCCACTGGGACCCGGGCGCCGGACGGCTCGAACCGGTGACGGAGCTGAAGGTCGGCGGAGAGGACGTCCCCGCCGGGGTGCGGGCCTACCCGTCCGTGGTCCTGTTCGCGCCGGACGGGCGCTTCGCGTGGGCCGCGGTGCGCGGCACGAACCGGATCCACACCCTGTCCCTGGCAGACGGCGCCGACCGGCCCCGGGTGACGGGTGTCGTGTCGTGCGGCGGCGACTGGCCCCGCGATCTCGTGACGGACGCCTCGGGGCGTCTGCTGTACGTGGTCAACGAGTGGTCCGGGGACGTCACCTGGTTCGCGGTGGATCCGGCGGACGGCGGGCTGAGCCCGGCCGGTGCGGTGCGGGTGCCGGCGGCGGCCTGCCTGGTGTTCTCCTGA
- a CDS encoding DUF6328 family protein, giving the protein MATDAISGRGPGEEEPGRRETPAERADRRWTEIVQEIRVAQTGVQILLGFLLTVVFTPTFRQLGQTDKTIYIVTVVLGSLATGALIGPVSLHRIVAGRRIKPQAVVWAARLTFVGLVLLLATLTSALLLILRVATHDGYVPWLVSGVLAWYLICWFVLPAWIRMRHTGDNGG; this is encoded by the coding sequence ATGGCAACGGACGCGATATCCGGCCGCGGGCCGGGAGAAGAGGAGCCGGGACGGCGCGAGACCCCGGCCGAACGGGCCGACCGGCGGTGGACGGAGATCGTCCAGGAGATACGGGTCGCGCAGACCGGCGTGCAGATCCTGCTGGGCTTCCTGCTCACCGTGGTCTTCACCCCGACCTTCCGGCAGCTCGGACAGACGGACAAGACGATCTACATCGTCACGGTCGTGCTGGGTTCGCTGGCGACCGGGGCCCTGATAGGCCCGGTGTCCCTCCACCGGATCGTGGCCGGACGGCGCATCAAGCCGCAGGCGGTCGTCTGGGCCGCCCGGCTCACCTTCGTCGGCCTCGTGCTGCTGCTCGCCACGCTGACCTCGGCGCTCCTGCTCATCCTGCGCGTGGCGACCCACGACGGCTACGTCCCCTGGCTGGTGTCCGGCGTCCTCGCCTGGTACCTGATCTGCTGGTTCGTCCTGCCCGCCTGGATCCGCATGCGGCACACCGGAGACAACGGCGGGTGA
- a CDS encoding SRPBCC family protein has translation MSKVEESVEVDVPVRAAYDQWTQFETFPRFMDGVERIEQRTDTLTHWVTEIGGVRREFDAVVTEQIPDERVAWTTVDGEARQAGVVTFHRLDDARTKVMLQMDFDPEGLTETVGDKLGFVKRKVSGDLKRFKTFIEDRGGDATGAWRGAV, from the coding sequence ATGTCGAAGGTCGAGGAGTCCGTCGAGGTCGACGTGCCGGTCCGCGCCGCGTACGACCAGTGGACGCAGTTCGAGACGTTCCCGCGGTTCATGGACGGCGTGGAGCGGATCGAGCAGCGCACGGACACGCTGACGCACTGGGTGACCGAGATCGGCGGTGTGCGGCGGGAGTTCGACGCCGTGGTCACCGAGCAGATCCCGGACGAGCGGGTGGCCTGGACGACGGTCGACGGCGAGGCCCGTCAGGCCGGCGTGGTCACCTTCCACCGCCTGGACGACGCGCGCACGAAGGTCATGCTGCAGATGGACTTCGATCCCGAGGGGCTGACCGAGACAGTCGGCGACAAGCTCGGCTTCGTCAAGCGGAAGGTGTCGGGTGACCTGAAGCGGTTCAAGACCTTCATCGAGGACCGCGGCGGCGACGCGACGGGCGCCTGGCGCGGGGCGGTCTGA
- a CDS encoding DUF1206 domain-containing protein: MSTTGSTGSRGSNGSGGSTGPSGATDAGRSAVRTAARAGFVARGVLYMLVGALAVRIGLSGARSKEQADRGGALAEVASSPFGTVLLWALGLGLAGMALWRLTEVFLGAAGPNGDRATRRAASAVRAVFYAVVAFLVLTFAVGERGSGAGSTDRQSQDVTGRLLGLPGGQWWVGAVAAGVLVAGLCVAGSALLRRFRKRLEWGRMSRHQRRFMNVTGVAGGVGRGLVFAAVGFFGLKAAVTFDPAQAKGVDDAIRSFARTPVGPWLLIAVAVGLLLFGLFSLGQARWRKM; this comes from the coding sequence ATGTCCACGACCGGGTCCACGGGATCCAGAGGCAGCAACGGGTCGGGGGGGTCCACCGGGCCGTCCGGGGCGACGGACGCCGGCCGGAGCGCCGTGCGGACGGCGGCCCGCGCGGGCTTCGTCGCGCGGGGTGTGCTCTACATGCTGGTCGGAGCGCTCGCCGTTCGGATCGGCTTGTCGGGTGCGCGCAGCAAGGAACAGGCCGACCGGGGCGGGGCGCTGGCCGAGGTCGCCTCGTCCCCGTTCGGAACCGTCCTGCTGTGGGCGCTCGGGCTCGGTCTGGCGGGCATGGCGCTGTGGCGGCTCACGGAGGTCTTCCTGGGCGCCGCCGGTCCGAACGGCGACCGCGCGACCCGCCGCGCCGCCTCCGCCGTCCGGGCCGTCTTCTACGCGGTCGTGGCCTTCCTGGTGCTGACCTTCGCGGTGGGCGAGCGGGGCAGCGGCGCCGGCTCGACCGACCGGCAGAGCCAGGACGTCACCGGCCGGCTTCTCGGCCTCCCCGGCGGGCAGTGGTGGGTCGGCGCGGTCGCCGCCGGCGTGCTCGTCGCGGGACTGTGCGTGGCGGGCTCGGCGCTGCTGCGGCGCTTCCGCAAGCGTCTGGAGTGGGGACGGATGTCACGGCACCAGCGCCGCTTCATGAACGTGACCGGTGTCGCGGGCGGTGTCGGCCGGGGACTGGTGTTCGCCGCGGTCGGCTTCTTCGGTCTGAAGGCGGCGGTCACCTTCGACCCGGCCCAGGCCAAGGGCGTCGACGACGCGATCCGCTCCTTCGCCCGGACACCGGTGGGCCCGTGGCTGCTGATCGCCGTCGCCGTGGGGCTCCTGCTGTTCGGACTGTTCTCGCTCGGGCAGGCCAGGTGGCGCAAGATGTGA